From the genome of Malus sylvestris chromosome 6, drMalSylv7.2, whole genome shotgun sequence, one region includes:
- the LOC126627400 gene encoding vicilin-like seed storage protein At2g18540 isoform X48 has protein sequence MLPTGVLQPVSFTELVEIYRYYRSGLQSEFLEGVAVPLNPINNNRVDDQSGHPPSIPSPAPSDLDPEILELIRTLDPAVIEWIRNPDPAFLDEIRKSRELSLKEKEDKEGKERETQEETKKERESEKSEKSEKSESGSGGGGNGNGGEVVKEVVEESSTSKRSRRRKNKLMKVSKDKAMQGEELAEKQDQTESKEIIVGDFVLEVSNDKAKPREGLAEKQDQTENKKVSKDKAKQREELVEKQVQTESKKKVTKDKAKQREELAVKQDQTESKKVSKEKAKQREEFAEKQDQTKIKVSKDKAKQTEELAEKQDQTESKKKLSKDKAKQKEELAENQDHTESKMKVSKDKAKQREELAEKQDQTESKKKVSKDKAKQRGELAEKQGQTKNKKVSKDKSKQRGELAEEQGQTKNKKASKDKAKQRGELAEKQGQTKNKYCPGQCKGEPSVAPALELNFLGLPIRPGKADCLHYMQTGTCKYENNCLFNHPDPTPLEESRPQSTYESHGIHSETAEWNDVITPYAETAEWKGVITQYGWE, from the exons ATGTTGCCAACGGGTGTTCTGCAACCGGTGTCATTTACAGAGTTGGTCGAAATTTATAGGTACTATCGATCCGGACTGCAATCGGAATTCCTTGAAGGCGTCGCCGTTCCCCTAAATCCCATTAACAACAACCGCGTCGATGATCAAAGTGGTCATCCACCGTCTATTCCGTCTCCTGCGCCGTCGGATCTCGATCCTGAAATCCTTGAATTGATTCGGACACTCGATCCCGCCGTGATCGAATGGATTAGGAATCCCGACCCTGCCTTCCTCGATGAGATTCGGAAGAGTCGGGAATTGAGTTTGAAGGAAAAGGAGGACAAagaagggaaggagagagagactcAAGAGGAAActaagaaggagagagagagcgaaaAGAGCGAAAAGAGCGAAAAGAGCGAAAGCGGCAGCGGGGGAGGAGGGAATGGGAACGGTGGTGAGGTGGTGAAGGAGGTTGTTGAGGAGAGTAGCACAAGTAAACGCTCTCGGAGAAGGAAAAACAAGCTG ATGAAGGTGTCCAAGGACAAGGCAATGCAGGGGGAAGAGTTGGCAGAGAAGCAAGACCAGACCGAAAGCAAG GAAATAATTGTTGGCGACTTTGTGTTGGAGGTGTCTAACGACAAGGCAAAGCCGAGGGAAGGGTTGGCAGAAAAGCAAGACCAGACCGAAAACAAG AAGGTGTCTAAGGACAAGGCTAAGCAGCGGGAAGAGTTGGTAGAGAAGCAAGTCCAGACTGAAAGCAAG AAGAAGGTGACTAAGGACAAGGCAAAGCAGAGGGAAGAGTTGGCAGTGAAGCAAGACCAGACCGAAAGCAAG AAGGTGTCTAAGGAGAAAGCAAAGCAGAGGGAAGAGTTTGCAGAGAAGCAAGACCAGACCAAAATCAAG GTGTCGAAGGACAAGGCAAAGCAGACAGAAGAGTTGGCAGAGAAGCAAGACCAGACCGAAAGCAAG AAGAAGCTGTCTAAGGACAAGGCAAAGCAGAAGGAAGAGTTGGCAGAGAATCAAGACCATACCGAAAGCAAG ATGAAGGTGTCTAAGGACAAGGCAAAGCAGAGGGAAGAGTTGGCAGAGAAGCAAGACCAGACCGAAAGCAAG AAGAAGGTGTCTAAGGACAAGGCAAAGCAGAGGGGAGAGTTGGCAGAGAAGCAAGGCCAGACCAAAAACAAG AAGGTGTCTAAGGACAAGTCAAAGCAGAGAGGAGAGTTGGCAGAGGAGCAAGGCCAAACCAAAAACAAG AAGGCGTCTAAGGACAAGGCAAAGCAGAGGGGAGAGTTGGCAGAGAAGCAAGGCCAAACCAAAAACAAG TATTGCCCAGGACAATGTAAAGGGGAACCCTCTGTAGCTCCAGCTCTGGAACTTAACTTTTTGGGCCTGCCAATTCGTCCG GGGAAGGCAGATTGTTTGCACTATATGCAAACTGGCACTTGCAAGTATGAAAACAACTGCTTGTTTAATCACCCTGATCCTACACCTTTAGAAGAATCTCGCCCACAATCCACTTATGAATCTCATGGGATTCATTCCGAAACTGCAGAATGGAATGATGTCATCACTCCG TATGCCGAAACTGCAGAATGGAAAGGTGTCATCACTCAG TATGGCTGGGAGTGA